The proteins below are encoded in one region of Cololabis saira isolate AMF1-May2022 chromosome 13, fColSai1.1, whole genome shotgun sequence:
- the fnbp1l gene encoding formin-binding protein 1-like isoform X2, whose product MTWGTELWDQFDNLDKHTQWGIDFLERYAKFVKERLDIEQNYAKQLRSLVKKYCPKRSKDEEPRFTSCMSFYSILNELNDYAGQREVVAEEMAHKVYGELMKYSQDLKAERKHHLQEGRKAQQYLDHCWKQMDNSKKKFERECREAEKSQINYDRLDNDINATKSDVEKAKAQFYLRTHAADESKNEYAAQLQNFNAEQWKHFNNAIPHIFKNLQSMDERRTVKLGETYRSFAEAERRVIPIVSKCLEGMVSAAKAVDERRDSAIVVESFKSGFEPPGEFPFEDYSQNLSRTGSDGTISNTPKGDRDRDGGPVSRSDPKHPMSRPKNKLWLFGKKPKWSVKMAPSLEDFSHFPPEQRRKRLQQRIDELNKELQKEMDQRDALNKMKDVYEKNPQMGDPSSLQPKISETICNMEKLRSEIHKNETWLAEVEGKQSSRGDRRHSADNHQHTPQGRESPEGSYTDDTSQEHQTPHRRPRPAQPTPDPHEFDDEFDDDDPLPVIGHCKALYSFDGQNEGTLVMAEDEVLYIIEEDKGDGWTRARKQSGEEGYVPTSYVEITMEKNSKGS is encoded by the exons GACCAGTTTGATAATCTGGACAAACACACCCAGTGGGGGATCGACTTTCTTGAGCGCTATGCAAAATTCGTCAAGGAACGGCTGGACATAGAGCAAAACTATGCCAAACAGCtacg GAGCTTGGTGAAGAAATATTGTCCAAAGCGCTCTAAAGATGAGGAGCCGAG GTTCACGTCATGTATGTCATTCTACTCCATACTGAATGAATTAAATGACTACGCTGGTCAGAGGGAGGTGGTGGCCGAGGAGATGGCTCACAAGGTTTACGGTGAGCTGATGAAGTACAGCCAAGACCTTAAAGCTGAGAGGAAACAT CATCTACAGGAGGGCAGGAAGGCTCAGCAGTATCTGGATCATTGCTGGAAGCAGATGGACAAT agtAAAAAGAAGTTTGAGAGAGAGTGTCGCGAAGCAGAAAAATCCCAGATTAATTATGATCGCTTGGATAATGACATCAACGCCACCAAGTCAGATGTGGAGAAG GCCAAAGCCCAGTTCTACCTGCGCACTCACGCAGCCGATGAGAGCAAGAACGAGTACGCTGCTCAGCTGCAAAACTTCAACGCAGAGCAGTGGAAACATTTCAACAACGCTATCCCACACATCTTCAAG AATCTGCAGAGCATGGACGAACGTCGAACAGTGAAGCTCGGGGAGACGTATCGAAGCTTTGCTGAAGCAGAGCGGAGAGTCATCCCCATCGTCTCCAAATGTCTAGAAGGAATGGTCTCTGCTGCCAAGGCTGTGGATGAGCGAAGA GATTCAGCAATAGTCGTGGAATCATTCAAGTCCGGCTTTGAACCTCCAGGAGAATTCCCCTTTGAAGACTACAGTCAGAATTTGAGCAGAACCGGTTCAGACGggaccatcagtaacacacctAAAGGAGACAGAGACAGGGATGGAGGTCCGGTGTCCCGGTCTGACCCCAAACACCCCATGAGCAGACCCAAGAACAAGCTCTGGCTGTTTGGAAAGAAACCAAAG TGGTCAGTAAAGATG GCACCGTCTTTGGAGGATTTTAGCCACTTTCCTCCCGAGCAGAGGAGAAAGAGGCTGCAGCAGAGGATTGACGAACTCAACAAGGAGCTCCAGAAAGAGATGGATCAGAG AGACGCTTTGAACAAGATGAAGGATGTGTACGAGAAGAATCCTCAGATGGGCGACCCCAGCAGCCTGCAGCCGAAAATATCAGAGACCATTTGTAACATGGAGAAGTTGCGCTCAGAAATCCACAAAAATGAG ACTTGGTTAGCCGAGGTGGAAGGAAAGCAGAGCTCCAGGGGAGACAGAAGACACAGCGCCGACAATCACCAACACACTCCTCAAGGCAGAGAGAG TCCTGAGGGCAGTTAcacggatgacaccagccaggAACATCAGACGCCTCACCGCCGGCCGCGTCCTGCGCAGCCGACCCCCGACCCTCACGAGTTTGATGATGAGTTTGATGACGACGACCCGCTGCCCGTCATCGGACACTGCAAAGCGCTGTACTCGTTTGACG GTCAGAATGAGGGAACACTGGTCATGGCAGAGGATGAG GTGTTGTACATCATCGAGGAGGATAAAGGAGACGGCTGGACGCGGGCGAGGAAGCAGAGCGGCGAAGAAGGCTACGTTCCCACGTCTTACGTAGAAATCACTATGGAGAAAAACAGCAAAG GTTCCTGA
- the fnbp1l gene encoding formin-binding protein 1-like isoform X3 produces the protein MTWGTELWDQFDNLDKHTQWGIDFLERYAKFVKERLDIEQNYAKQLRSLVKKYCPKRSKDEEPRFTSCMSFYSILNELNDYAGQREVVAEEMAHKVYGELMKYSQDLKAERKHHLQEGRKAQQYLDHCWKQMDNSKKKFERECREAEKSQINYDRLDNDINATKSDVEKAKAQFYLRTHAADESKNEYAAQLQNFNAEQWKHFNNAIPHIFKNLQSMDERRTVKLGETYRSFAEAERRVIPIVSKCLEGMVSAAKAVDERRDSAIVVESFKSGFEPPGEFPFEDYSQNLSRTGSDGTISNTPKGDRDRDGGPVSRSDPKHPMSRPKNKLWLFGKKPKAPSLEDFSHFPPEQRRKRLQQRIDELNKELQKEMDQRDALNKMKDVYEKNPQMGDPSSLQPKISETICNMEKLRSEIHKNETWLAEVEGKQSSRGDRRHSADNHQHTPQGRESPEGSYTDDTSQEHQTPHRRPRPAQPTPDPHEFDDEFDDDDPLPVIGHCKALYSFDGQNEGTLVMAEDEVLYIIEEDKGDGWTRARKQSGEEGYVPTSYVEITMEKNSKGAVTYI, from the exons GACCAGTTTGATAATCTGGACAAACACACCCAGTGGGGGATCGACTTTCTTGAGCGCTATGCAAAATTCGTCAAGGAACGGCTGGACATAGAGCAAAACTATGCCAAACAGCtacg GAGCTTGGTGAAGAAATATTGTCCAAAGCGCTCTAAAGATGAGGAGCCGAG GTTCACGTCATGTATGTCATTCTACTCCATACTGAATGAATTAAATGACTACGCTGGTCAGAGGGAGGTGGTGGCCGAGGAGATGGCTCACAAGGTTTACGGTGAGCTGATGAAGTACAGCCAAGACCTTAAAGCTGAGAGGAAACAT CATCTACAGGAGGGCAGGAAGGCTCAGCAGTATCTGGATCATTGCTGGAAGCAGATGGACAAT agtAAAAAGAAGTTTGAGAGAGAGTGTCGCGAAGCAGAAAAATCCCAGATTAATTATGATCGCTTGGATAATGACATCAACGCCACCAAGTCAGATGTGGAGAAG GCCAAAGCCCAGTTCTACCTGCGCACTCACGCAGCCGATGAGAGCAAGAACGAGTACGCTGCTCAGCTGCAAAACTTCAACGCAGAGCAGTGGAAACATTTCAACAACGCTATCCCACACATCTTCAAG AATCTGCAGAGCATGGACGAACGTCGAACAGTGAAGCTCGGGGAGACGTATCGAAGCTTTGCTGAAGCAGAGCGGAGAGTCATCCCCATCGTCTCCAAATGTCTAGAAGGAATGGTCTCTGCTGCCAAGGCTGTGGATGAGCGAAGA GATTCAGCAATAGTCGTGGAATCATTCAAGTCCGGCTTTGAACCTCCAGGAGAATTCCCCTTTGAAGACTACAGTCAGAATTTGAGCAGAACCGGTTCAGACGggaccatcagtaacacacctAAAGGAGACAGAGACAGGGATGGAGGTCCGGTGTCCCGGTCTGACCCCAAACACCCCATGAGCAGACCCAAGAACAAGCTCTGGCTGTTTGGAAAGAAACCAAAG GCACCGTCTTTGGAGGATTTTAGCCACTTTCCTCCCGAGCAGAGGAGAAAGAGGCTGCAGCAGAGGATTGACGAACTCAACAAGGAGCTCCAGAAAGAGATGGATCAGAG AGACGCTTTGAACAAGATGAAGGATGTGTACGAGAAGAATCCTCAGATGGGCGACCCCAGCAGCCTGCAGCCGAAAATATCAGAGACCATTTGTAACATGGAGAAGTTGCGCTCAGAAATCCACAAAAATGAG ACTTGGTTAGCCGAGGTGGAAGGAAAGCAGAGCTCCAGGGGAGACAGAAGACACAGCGCCGACAATCACCAACACACTCCTCAAGGCAGAGAGAG TCCTGAGGGCAGTTAcacggatgacaccagccaggAACATCAGACGCCTCACCGCCGGCCGCGTCCTGCGCAGCCGACCCCCGACCCTCACGAGTTTGATGATGAGTTTGATGACGACGACCCGCTGCCCGTCATCGGACACTGCAAAGCGCTGTACTCGTTTGACG GTCAGAATGAGGGAACACTGGTCATGGCAGAGGATGAG GTGTTGTACATCATCGAGGAGGATAAAGGAGACGGCTGGACGCGGGCGAGGAAGCAGAGCGGCGAAGAAGGCTACGTTCCCACGTCTTACGTAGAAATCACTATGGAGAAAAACAGCAAAGGTGCCGTCACCTACATCTGA
- the fnbp1l gene encoding formin-binding protein 1-like isoform X1: protein MTWGTELWDQFDNLDKHTQWGIDFLERYAKFVKERLDIEQNYAKQLRSLVKKYCPKRSKDEEPRFTSCMSFYSILNELNDYAGQREVVAEEMAHKVYGELMKYSQDLKAERKHHLQEGRKAQQYLDHCWKQMDNSKKKFERECREAEKSQINYDRLDNDINATKSDVEKAKAQFYLRTHAADESKNEYAAQLQNFNAEQWKHFNNAIPHIFKNLQSMDERRTVKLGETYRSFAEAERRVIPIVSKCLEGMVSAAKAVDERRDSAIVVESFKSGFEPPGEFPFEDYSQNLSRTGSDGTISNTPKGDRDRDGGPVSRSDPKHPMSRPKNKLWLFGKKPKWSVKMAPSLEDFSHFPPEQRRKRLQQRIDELNKELQKEMDQRDALNKMKDVYEKNPQMGDPSSLQPKISETICNMEKLRSEIHKNETWLAEVEGKQSSRGDRRHSADNHQHTPQGRESPEGSYTDDTSQEHQTPHRRPRPAQPTPDPHEFDDEFDDDDPLPVIGHCKALYSFDGQNEGTLVMAEDEVLYIIEEDKGDGWTRARKQSGEEGYVPTSYVEITMEKNSKGAVTYI from the exons GACCAGTTTGATAATCTGGACAAACACACCCAGTGGGGGATCGACTTTCTTGAGCGCTATGCAAAATTCGTCAAGGAACGGCTGGACATAGAGCAAAACTATGCCAAACAGCtacg GAGCTTGGTGAAGAAATATTGTCCAAAGCGCTCTAAAGATGAGGAGCCGAG GTTCACGTCATGTATGTCATTCTACTCCATACTGAATGAATTAAATGACTACGCTGGTCAGAGGGAGGTGGTGGCCGAGGAGATGGCTCACAAGGTTTACGGTGAGCTGATGAAGTACAGCCAAGACCTTAAAGCTGAGAGGAAACAT CATCTACAGGAGGGCAGGAAGGCTCAGCAGTATCTGGATCATTGCTGGAAGCAGATGGACAAT agtAAAAAGAAGTTTGAGAGAGAGTGTCGCGAAGCAGAAAAATCCCAGATTAATTATGATCGCTTGGATAATGACATCAACGCCACCAAGTCAGATGTGGAGAAG GCCAAAGCCCAGTTCTACCTGCGCACTCACGCAGCCGATGAGAGCAAGAACGAGTACGCTGCTCAGCTGCAAAACTTCAACGCAGAGCAGTGGAAACATTTCAACAACGCTATCCCACACATCTTCAAG AATCTGCAGAGCATGGACGAACGTCGAACAGTGAAGCTCGGGGAGACGTATCGAAGCTTTGCTGAAGCAGAGCGGAGAGTCATCCCCATCGTCTCCAAATGTCTAGAAGGAATGGTCTCTGCTGCCAAGGCTGTGGATGAGCGAAGA GATTCAGCAATAGTCGTGGAATCATTCAAGTCCGGCTTTGAACCTCCAGGAGAATTCCCCTTTGAAGACTACAGTCAGAATTTGAGCAGAACCGGTTCAGACGggaccatcagtaacacacctAAAGGAGACAGAGACAGGGATGGAGGTCCGGTGTCCCGGTCTGACCCCAAACACCCCATGAGCAGACCCAAGAACAAGCTCTGGCTGTTTGGAAAGAAACCAAAG TGGTCAGTAAAGATG GCACCGTCTTTGGAGGATTTTAGCCACTTTCCTCCCGAGCAGAGGAGAAAGAGGCTGCAGCAGAGGATTGACGAACTCAACAAGGAGCTCCAGAAAGAGATGGATCAGAG AGACGCTTTGAACAAGATGAAGGATGTGTACGAGAAGAATCCTCAGATGGGCGACCCCAGCAGCCTGCAGCCGAAAATATCAGAGACCATTTGTAACATGGAGAAGTTGCGCTCAGAAATCCACAAAAATGAG ACTTGGTTAGCCGAGGTGGAAGGAAAGCAGAGCTCCAGGGGAGACAGAAGACACAGCGCCGACAATCACCAACACACTCCTCAAGGCAGAGAGAG TCCTGAGGGCAGTTAcacggatgacaccagccaggAACATCAGACGCCTCACCGCCGGCCGCGTCCTGCGCAGCCGACCCCCGACCCTCACGAGTTTGATGATGAGTTTGATGACGACGACCCGCTGCCCGTCATCGGACACTGCAAAGCGCTGTACTCGTTTGACG GTCAGAATGAGGGAACACTGGTCATGGCAGAGGATGAG GTGTTGTACATCATCGAGGAGGATAAAGGAGACGGCTGGACGCGGGCGAGGAAGCAGAGCGGCGAAGAAGGCTACGTTCCCACGTCTTACGTAGAAATCACTATGGAGAAAAACAGCAAAGGTGCCGTCACCTACATCTGA